Proteins from one Fragaria vesca subsp. vesca linkage group LG6, FraVesHawaii_1.0, whole genome shotgun sequence genomic window:
- the LOC101308017 gene encoding GDSL esterase/lipase At5g14450-like: MERWKQLVLLPFGLFLAMCILGVSGRALPSCYFPAIYNFGDSNSDTGGISAAFEPIQAPYGEGFFGKPAGRDSDGRLMIDFFAEHLRLPYVTAYLNSLGTSFRYGANFATGGSPIRRPKGTIFETIFGFGLSPFSLDMQTTQFLQFKARSADLFQKANYFCDRSKLPNPQDFAKALYTFDIGQNDLSAGFRKLSFDQLRAEIPDMINQHAAAVRLVYEQGGRAFWIHNAGPIGCLPVGLFYNIKPAPSALDEHGCVKDQNEMAIEFNRQLKDSVIKLRAELPQAAITYVDIYAAKYELISNAKKEGFMAPMKVCCGFHMGNDHVWCGNKATVNGTEVFGGACGNASSVISWDGIHYTQAANKWVANRILNGALSDPPLPISQACHRR; encoded by the exons ATGGAGAGATGGAAACAACTTGTGCTACTGCCTTTTGGGTTGTTCTTGGCAATGTGTATTCTGGGAGTCAGTGGTAGGGCGTTACCATCTTGTTATTTTCCGGCAATCTACAACTTTGGTGACTCGAACTCCGACACCGGCGGGATCTCAGCTGCATTTGAACCCATTCAGGCACCCTACGGCGAGGGGTTCTTTGGTAAACCAGCTGGAAGGGACTCCGATGGTCGTCTCATGATAGACTTCTTTG CTGAGCACCTAAGGTTGCCATACGTGACTGCATACTTGAACTCGCTGGGAACAAGTTTCAGGTACGGTGCAAATTTTGCCACCGGAGGATCACCCATTAGAAGGCCGAAAGGGACCATTTTCGAGACCATTTTCGGTTTTGGCCTTAGCCCCTTTTCGCTTGATATGCAAACGACTCAGTTCCTGCAATTCAAAGCTCGATCGGCTGATCTATTTCAAAAAG CCAATTATTTTTGTGACAGAAGCAAACTTCCAAATCCTCAAGACTTTGCAAAGGCACTGTATACGTTTGATATTGGGCAGAATGATCTCTCTGCTGGTTTTCGAAAGTTGAGCTTTGATCAGCTTCGTGCAGAAATTCCAGACATGATAAACCAGCATGCCGCAGCAGTCCGA CTTGTATACGAACAAGGGGGGAGGGCATTTTGGATACACAACGCCGGTCCGATTGGTTGCTTGCCGGTGGGTTTGTTCTACAATATCAAACCGGCACCGAGTGCTCTCGATGAACACGGCTGTGTTAAGGACCAAAACGAGATGGCCATAGAATTCAACAGGCAGCTCAAGGACAGTGTCATCAAACTAAGAGCTGAGCTCCCCCAAGCTGCAATCACATATGTAGATATCTATGCTGCCAAGTATGAACTCATCAGCAATGCAAAAAAAGAAG GGTTTATGGCTCCAATGAAGGTTTGCTGTGGGTTTCATATGGGAAATGACCATGTGTGGTGTGGAAACAAAGCAACTGTAAATGGAACTGAAGTATTTGGTGGTGCTTGTGGAAATGCTTCATCTGTTATTAGCTGGGATGGAATCCACTACACTCAGGCTGCTAATAAGTGGGTTGCCAATCGCATACTTAATGGTGCCTTGTCCGATCCACCACTTCCCATTTCTCAAGCTTGTCATAGGCGCTAA